The Meriones unguiculatus strain TT.TT164.6M chromosome 1, Bangor_MerUng_6.1, whole genome shotgun sequence genome has a segment encoding these proteins:
- the LOC110553212 gene encoding LOW QUALITY PROTEIN: large ribosomal subunit protein uL18 (The sequence of the model RefSeq protein was modified relative to this genomic sequence to represent the inferred CDS: inserted 2 bases in 2 codons; substituted 3 bases at 3 genomic stop codons), translating into MGIVNIVKNKXYFKRYQVIFRRRXESKTDYYTQKQLVIQDKNKYNTPKHRIIVHVTSRDIICQIAYAHIEGDMIACVTYTHKLPKCGVKVGLTNHAAAHCAGLLLAHRLLNSSSGGDGDEYSEESIDAQPGXFSCYLFAGLVXTTNGNKVFGALKGALDKGLSIPHTTKXIPGHVSENKEFSAEVHPKHIIGQNVANYGVN; encoded by the exons ATGGGGATTGTGAACATTGTCAAGAATA CCTATTTTAAGAGATACCAAGTGATATTTAGAAGGCGATAAGAGAGTAAAACTGACTATTATACTCAGAAACAACTGGTGATCcaggacaaaaataaatacaacacaCCAAAGCACAGGATTATAGTTCATGTGACTAGCAGAGACATCATCTGCCAGATTGCGTATGCCCATATAGAAGGGGATATGATAGCCTGCgtaacatatacacacaaactgCCGAAATGTGGTGTGAAAGTTGGCCTGACAAATCATGCTGCCGCCCATTGTGCTGGCCTGCTGCTGGCCCACAGGCTTCTCAATAGCTCAAGTGGAGGAGATGGAGATGAATACAGTGAGGAAAGCATTGATGCTCAgcctg gcttctcttgctaTTTGTTTGCAGGCCTTGTCTGAACTACAAATGGCAATAAAGTTTTTGGGGCCCTGAAGGGAGCTTTGGATAAAGGCTTGTCTATCCCTCATACTACCAAATGAATTCCTGGTCATGTCTCTGAAAACAAGGAGTTTAGTGCAGAAGTACATCCGAAGCACATCATTGGTCAGAATGTCGCAAATTATGGTGTTAACTAA